A single genomic interval of Lewinellaceae bacterium harbors:
- a CDS encoding DUF1501 domain-containing protein, which produces MSNPFFENRMQVTRRHFLGQMGAGLGTIALGSILQPNLAKQAASPVGSMGLAGIPHFAPKAKRVIYLFQNGAPSQLETFDYKPLLNKMIGEDLPESIRQGQRLTGMTANQSRFPLVGSYFKFQQYGNSGAWISELFPHMAQVVDDLCIIKTMHTDAINHDPALTFMQTGAQQGNRPSMGAWLSYGLGSENADLPAFCVLLSRGKGNGQGVYSKLWTNGFLDSIHQGVQFSSGEDPILYLNDPNGMNRESRRSMLDKLNVLNNMTYDEFGDPEIQAKIQQYELAYRMQTAVPEITDIKKEPDYILQMYGPDALVPGTYAANCLLARKLSEAGVRFIQLYHQGWDQHGNLPTEMPMQAKDVDQPTAALIRDLKQRGLLDETLVIWGGEFGRTNYCQGTLMANNYGRDHHPRAYSIWVAGGGIKPGIVYGETDDFGYNIIENPVDIHDFHATLLRLLGIDHERLTYKHLGRRYRLTDVSGQVINGIMA; this is translated from the coding sequence GGGTGCCGGACTGGGCACCATCGCCCTGGGCTCGATCCTGCAGCCTAATTTAGCCAAACAGGCAGCTTCTCCAGTGGGAAGTATGGGTCTTGCGGGCATTCCCCATTTCGCCCCCAAGGCCAAACGGGTAATCTATCTTTTCCAGAATGGTGCTCCTTCACAGCTGGAGACCTTTGATTACAAACCATTGCTGAATAAAATGATCGGTGAAGATCTGCCGGAGTCGATCCGGCAAGGTCAGCGACTCACTGGTATGACAGCAAACCAAAGCCGGTTTCCACTGGTAGGATCCTATTTTAAATTCCAGCAATATGGTAACTCCGGTGCGTGGATCAGTGAACTCTTTCCGCATATGGCACAGGTGGTAGATGATCTTTGCATTATCAAGACCATGCACACCGATGCCATCAACCACGATCCGGCATTGACATTTATGCAAACCGGAGCTCAGCAAGGCAACCGTCCCAGCATGGGTGCCTGGCTAAGCTATGGATTGGGTAGTGAGAATGCCGACTTACCGGCCTTTTGTGTTTTACTTTCCCGTGGCAAAGGGAATGGTCAGGGTGTGTACTCCAAGCTCTGGACCAATGGATTTCTGGACAGCATCCATCAGGGCGTTCAGTTCAGCAGTGGTGAAGATCCCATATTATACCTGAACGACCCGAATGGCATGAACCGGGAAAGCCGCCGTTCCATGTTGGACAAGCTGAATGTCCTCAACAATATGACCTACGATGAATTTGGCGATCCGGAGATCCAGGCTAAAATCCAACAATACGAACTGGCCTACCGGATGCAAACCGCTGTACCGGAAATTACAGATATCAAAAAGGAACCGGACTACATCCTCCAGATGTACGGGCCGGATGCCCTGGTTCCCGGTACTTATGCGGCAAACTGTCTGCTGGCGCGTAAACTCTCCGAAGCCGGCGTTCGGTTTATACAGCTTTATCATCAGGGTTGGGATCAGCATGGCAACCTGCCGACAGAAATGCCGATGCAAGCAAAAGATGTGGACCAACCTACCGCCGCCCTTATTCGTGATCTGAAACAAAGAGGCCTGCTGGATGAGACGCTGGTGATCTGGGGAGGTGAATTTGGACGTACCAACTACTGCCAGGGCACATTAATGGCCAATAACTACGGTCGCGATCATCATCCGAGAGCCTATTCCATCTGGGTTGCCGGAGGAGGCATCAAACCGGGGATCGTTTATGGAGAAACCGATGACTTTGGCTACAATATCATCGAAAATCCGGTGGACATCCATGACTTTCACGCCACGCTGCTGCGGTTACTGGGTATCGATCATGAACGCTTAACCTACAAACATCTGGGACGGCGGTACCGCCTGACTGACGTCTCCGGACAGGTGATCAATGGCATCATGGCATAA